CGCTGGTCGGGTCCAGCTTGGCAAGCATGTCGGATTCGTTGATGGCCTTCCATCCGCGAATTGACGAACCGTCGAAACCGATACCATCGGTGAAAGCATCCACATCCATCGCATCGATGTGCATGGTTACGTGATGCATCATGCCCAGAATGTCAGTAAAACGAACGTCGACGTAGTCGATCTTGTTGTCTCTGCAATACTTCAGCAGAGCTTCGGGCGATGTAGGCAGTTTTTCCATTCCAATCTCCTTCGATCTACGCCCTGCGCAGATCCGATTTGTTATTCTTTTAGCAATATCTATGCCAGGGAATACGGGGAGAAATTGGCCTGGAAAGAGGCCTGAGGGAGGCAATCAGCGTACGAAATAAGCAAGATGCCTCAGCAGACCGGTCGATTGAAGGCCTGCAAGCTGGGTTTCCCCGAAAACCGCTCAGGCCTCCGGGGAAGTATCTATCAGGACTGTTGTTTGCCCTCGATGATCTGAAGCAGTACAACGGTGGCGATGCCAAGGCGTCGATCCAGCTTACCGGCCTGATCCATCGAGAAATCGATGCGGAAGGTCGGCACAAATGGGTTGAAGGTTTGCTTCAATGCTCCAACGATCGCATCGCCCACCTGAATATGGAAGGACTGCGGCACCAGAGCGCTTACAAATCGGCGAAAGAGCGCCATGACCATGCTGTCTTCCGTCACGGAACCGATAACCTGCTCCTGAGCATCAAGCAGCTCCCAGGAATCGCGAAGCAGGGACTTCAGGCCCTTGCGTCGGATGGTGCCCACGCGCTGATTCGTTGTGGCGTCAGTTACGTCATAAGAAGCGCTGAAGTCGATGACGCTACGAGCGCCAATATGAAGCAGCTCCTTGCTTGCCGATTCGTCAGAAAAAACGCGGATGTCTTCTTTCAGTTTGAAGGCCTTCTGCTTCACGAAAAAGAGCAGCTCTTTCTGCTCACCGTCAAAAATGCGGATCTCGCCGCCAAAAAGCTTCCAGAATTTCTTCCGGGCAAAGTATGTCGTCAGTTGATAGGGATTCATGCGATCATGACGCTTTCAGAGCGTCCGCGAATGCAAAGTCTTTTCTTCAGTCTTTCTGGAAAAAACGCGACATGCCGGGCGGCGACGGGACTCATTTCGCGCTGGCTACCCTCCGCTTTCCTCGCTTTGCTGACTCTATGGAACTCGATTTAGTATCACATCTTCGCAGCAACCCCGGCATCGCCCTTGTCGGCGCTACGAACGATTCGACAAAATACGGGAATATCATCTTTCGCGATCTGCGGAAGAAGAACTATACCGTGTATCCCGTCAACCCCCGGGCGACGACGGTGGAAGGCGAAGCGGCCTATAAGAATCTCGAAAGCCTGATCGCCGAAAAATCGGTCGGATTGGTCGTCTACGTCATTCCTCCGAAGCTCACGCTTGAAGGTCTGAAGATAGCCGAATCTCTCGGATTAAAGAAGGTATGGGTGCAGCCCGGCGCCGGCGACGAGACGGTGCGCGCCTATCTTGACGAGCATGGTTTTGAATACCTGATGGATGCCTGTGTGATGGTGCAGACGCGCTGACGCCCGCTCCGCGACAGGAAGAAAACAATTCGAGGGTGAAAAGGGAAAGAAAAAGCCGCCCTTTTGAGGGCGGCAGAGTGGAGCCGCAATTTCAGTATTTATAGACCATACGGACGAAAGTCTGACGGTCGTAGTTCTTTTCGCCGATCAGGTCGTTATCGGTAACGATCGTACCTGGAGCTACGACGCCGGCGAAGGAATCTGCCGTATAGGTATTGATACCGGACAGCTTGTTCGCCTTATAAGAGTCGCCGCTGCCGGCCTGGCCGGTGATGTGAGAGACGCCCATCGTAGCCGAGAAACGAGCGTTCGGGCTGTAGGTTACGCCGAACAGGGTTTTCGTGAAACGAGATCTGCCCTGATCGAAGTTGCGTATAGCGGTGGCGCTCAGGTTCCCATCAATACCGTTACCGGCCTTGATGTCTTCAATGATCATGCGCTCAGCCGTGTCCACACCGTTAGCCACTCCGATCCTTTCGTTCAAAGTGTTTGCTCCCGTTCCCGTCGAGTAACGAGCGACCAGGCCGAACTTTCCAAACGCTGCATGAGCGAACATGTAGTTCGCCTGACCGCGAGAATCTGCGGCACGAGCGTAGTTTGTCGTGAAGAACGTATCAAGGTCGGCGTTGTTATTCGGATCAAGATTTCCGACAGTGTCGTTAAACAAGAGGGCATCTGCACGACGATCGACCTTGATCACCGTTCCACCACCGACCGTCAGTTTCATGATATCGGTTTTGAAGTGCAGATCGACCTCTGTTCCATAGGCGTAGTCCTGGAGAGCCTTCTTCTGACCCGAGATCGCCGTGAACGTGCCGGCTACTGGATCGAAGGCCGTTACGTTGTCGTATTCTTTTCGCTGAACGCCGACAACGTTCTGAAAGCGAAACGGGAAGGCGATCGTCAGCAGGCCCTTGTCTTTCTCGTCTTTTGCAAGAGGAGTAAGGGAGATCATGCCATAAAGGTCAAGGCCGTAGGACTTTGAATCGCCATTGGCCACCGTTGAAAGGCTGGTCTGTCCTTTCGAAGAAAGGCCGTTACCGTTACCCGTTGATTTGTAGCTCTCGCCGTTACCGAGCAGCAGGTGCACGTTAAACAGCTTGTTCTGATGAATCAGAGCGACACCAAGGTCGGTGGAGCTGTTCACGCCGAGCTCTTCCCACATCGCCTTTCCGTCGTCATCCAGATAACGGTGTCCCCAGATGCTCTGAAGAGACGTTCCGGCCTGTCCGTCGACCGTCGGGATGTGCTGCTGGCCGATACGCAGGAAAGTGCCCTTTGCAATCGGAGCCTGGATGTAGGCATACTTGAGGAAGATCGCTGATGCGTTATTGGAAGCCTGGCTTCCCGTTTCGGAATCAAGTGTAATGCGATAGCCCCAGCCCTTCATCTCGCCTTCTTTTACGTCGCCGCGGATGTTCACATACGAGCGACCAACACGAAATCCGTTGGCGGTGTCGATTTCGCCGCTGGGCTTTTTGTCGGCCATCTCGTAGGCTCCCCAGATCTCGCCATCAACGCGAAAAAGGCTATTGGGTACCTTTTCGCCGTCCTTTTCAACCGGGTCGCCGGCCTTCTTATCGTTCCATTTTTCTTCATAGGCAGACAGTGACGATACGCCGAACAGCATGGAAGCTGCCGTAACAATCGCCGCCGTCGTGCGGAAAGATTTCGATTTGTTGAGAGACATTCGCTCTTACTCCTGTAATCAGTGAGGTTAAAACCTTTTGCGATTTCAGGATGATTATTTACGAGCGAAGGTTACGGAAATATGACAGCCGGGTGGCGATCCCGGAATTCGCAGGCTATTCGTTCAGCAGAAAATAAGAACTCCAGAGTCGCTCATTGAAAGCCGGCTTTCCCGCACACTGCACGTTAAGCGTGCTTTCATAGTTAAGAATGAACGGCTTTGCGAAGAAAGTGCGCAATATCCATCTCAGAAAAGGCGAAACGCTCTGTAGTATGTACATCCCACCTCGAAACTCGCCGCGACGGATTTCGTAGCTACAGCCCGACTCGCCTTTAATCTTCCACACGCGGGCAAGCACGTATCCGGAAAAGGGTTCCGTCTCTTCTGCCTCTGACGTCAGACTGACGATACGGTCTTCGCGACGATCCGCTCCATTTCCATAGTAGAGCTTGAGCTTATAACTCTTTTCTTTATCAAGATAGCCGGTCATCTGAAACTGGCCGGAAGGGCCGCGAAATAGATACAGCCGCTTTGCATATTCATGTGGAAGCGTATTGGCGATGATGGAGTCCATACTTGCAACGCCCGTCAGTTCCACCGTCTGGCCATCCATCTGCAACGTCAGTCGCGCCGGACTGCGTAGAATGGGCAGGCCTATGCGAAAGAACTCCACTCCGCGCAGCTTCCAGTCGGGCATGAGCATACCGCTGCTGCCGGGTTGAATCTCCAGCTGTACGTTCGCCTGATCGAATTCCGCCCGCGCCTCAACACGGCCGGCGTTCATTTTCAACTCTCCGCTTCTATTGCTCATACCAAACTGGCCGACAACGACTCGAAGCGATTCATCGGTATGTTCTCTTGTAAAGGAACGGCTCTGCCCCCCGGAGTAAACAAGCATTGAGATGCCGTTGTTCAGCGTTCCGGGACCTACATTGCTGATCATATAGATCAGATCAATATGATAGCCCTTCCCCGAAAAATTGATATTCCAGATTTGAACGTATCCATCATCTTTCAAAGGCTGGAAGGGCTGATATACAGAAGGGACGGCCTGGGCGAACAAGGGAACAGAAAGCAGTATCAGGCCAACAAAGACAATTTTGCGAATCATCTGCCCTCCTGCCGAGCGAGACTGAAGAGAAGCAAGGCTGACATGAATGTCAAGCGAATATCCGAACTTGATTCAGAACCGAGATACTTCTTGCTCGACTTTTCTTTTTCCGTGTTTAAGACGAACGGCAAAAAGCATTGACCGTTGCCAATCGAATCCGTCTACTCTATGAGAGCATCTGTCATGAGAAGATTCAAGATAATCCTGTCTGTGGCCATGCGCCTGGCCATTCCGGGCTCCATGCTGCTTGCCAGCCACTGCCTGCCGGCGCTTGATGCGCCTGATTCACAATCACAGCTTCTAGAAGCCATCTCAAATATAAACTACTGACAAGTACTTTTTGCTTGTACTGCCGAGGGGTTCGTACAAGGATAGCTCCTATAGGAGCTCTATCATGGATATCACAGATGCCCAATGGAAGATCATAAAGCCTCTTATCAAAGAACCAAAGCCACGAGAAGACGGGAGGGGACGGGAGAGAATTGATCCGCGAAGTATTCTAAATGGAATCTTGTGGATTTTGAAAACTGGAGCCCGCTGGCAGGATCTACCGGATAGGTATCCTTCCTATCAGAGTTGTCATCGTCGCTTTCAGGAGTGGACTCGTAACGGCACAATTGAAAAGATTCTCCTGGCTCTGGCGAGAGACCTTGAAGAACGTGGTGGAATTGACATTGAAGAGAGCTTCATAGACGGAACATTCGTTTCGGCTAAAAAAGGGGGCTCAAAATCGGGAAAACAAAGCGTGGCAAAGGGACCAAGATCATGGCAATGGCAGACGCTTCCGGTCTTCCTATCGCCTGCTGGATTGAAAGCGCTTCGCCACATGAAGTCACTCTCGTAGAGAAGACTATTGATCATAAGTTCACAAGAAAAACTCCTCGAAGGATTATCGGTGACCGAGCTTATGATTCCGATAAATTGGATAAACAACTTCGAAAGAGAAAAATCAAGATGATCGCCCCGCATAGACGGGGCCGGAAAAAGGAGAGCACACAGGATGGGCGGGAGCTGCGTCGATATAAACGCAGATGGAAGGTCGAAAGACTCTTTGCCTGGCTCCAGAATTTTCGCAGAATACTCAATCGATTCGAGAGGTACTGGGAGAACTACCTTTCGTTTGTCCGGTTAGGTTGTATCGTTATCCTCCTCAGGCATTTTTGAGATGGCTTGTAAACTCTTCACTGCTCTGTACAATAACGGGAAGCTGTAACTCATCGACAGGGATTACCTTTAACACTACATCGACGCGCTCCCTTTCGTTCGCGCAGGCGATGGATACGTCTGTCACTCCCACGCTACTTGCCGAGGCCTATGACGGGGCGACCTATAATACGATCCCTTCGGCGGGTTCACAAATCAGCTGGAGCGACGACAGAACTCTCCTGATTACGATTAGCTGGGGTCGGTTTCCCGAGCAGACAGATCTGCGGTTCACCGTGTCTGGACTTCTTGATTCGTCGGGCACCCCCGTCGCCGATGCAATCGATAATTTTACGGGGCCTGCGGCGAATCGCGTCTCTCCTGTCGTGGAAGCCGGACAGATGGCATGCTCTTATTTCGATGGAGCGGCCTGGGTGGCCGACGGCGCATGTGCGCAGGTGTATACAGTCGGCGATGCAAACTATCCTTTCGGCCAGGATTCTCACTATACGAACGTTCCTGTGGCCCGTAGCTATTCAGGACCGACCGCTCACGCAGTCTTCACGACGGACTATACGACGACGGATAACGTAACGGGCCTCGTATGGAAGACCTGTAACGAGGGAAAAACCGGCGCCGCATGCGCCGGTGTGGCCACCACGTATACATGGTACGATTCGATCAATGCCTGCAGCGGCTTAAACGCAGCCAATGCAGGATCGGGCTATGCCGGAAGAACCGACTGGCGATTGCCGACCATCCAAGAGTTAAAAAGCCTGCCGCATTACGGAGTTGCAGCCCCTTCCATCGAGGCAGCGTACTTCCCGGCAACCCAGTCAGCGAACCACTGGACGGCCACAACGAACGTCGCGAACATTGCCAATGCCTGGTTCGTGAGCTTCTCCACCGGCGGCTTCATCGATGCCACGGCGAAAACATCGGCCATGGCCGTTCGTTGTGTCTCGGGAAATCTACCGAATACGCGAAGCCTTACCGATAACGGCAACGGAACGATCACAGATAGCGCGACGGGGCTCATCTGGCAGAAGTGCAGCATGGGTCAGGCCAACGACGCCACCTGTAGCGGCGCCGTAACGACGGCTGCCTGGGCGGCGGCAATGTCTTATTGCGAGAATCTGACGCTTGGCGGACGATCGGACTGGAGGCTTCCTTCGGCGACTGAATTGCGCGGCCTTGTCGATGAAACCCGCTTCAACCCTGTCGTAAATCCCGTCTTCTTTCCATCAACTGCCGTAAGCTATTACAACACGGCAACATCAAGCACGACAGGACCGACTAGCATGGTATACATATCGATGGGCAGCGGTCGCATGAATGCCCAGAACAAGAACAGCCCGTACGCCGTTCGCTGTGTGACGAACTGAAAAACACGGAGTAAATGCTATGCAAAAATATTTTAAAAGCCTGGCAGAGTTGAAAAAAATTCGTCCTATCATGACGATGCTCTGGCGGAGTAAAAATAAATCCGTCGTTCTATCCGTTCGCAGGGTCCACAGATTCAATCCTGTGGCTGCGCTTTTTCATCTGTTCCCGATTCTTGCATTCGCTTCCCTGTCGGCTTGTCTTCCGACTCTTCAGAGCCCCGATTCTGGCGAAGCTCTCTTTCATCCCTCTTTGCTCTGCAATCTCACCGGGGATTGCGCCTCACATAACGGACTGTCCACGCCCGCGTTCACACCCGCTGCCGGTCTCTACAATTCATCTCAGAACGTGACAATCAGCTCAGCCAGCTCAGGCGTGCTTCTCTGCTATACGACGGACGGCTCTGATCCGACATGTGATACGACTCCGACCTGCACAACAGGAGCGGCCTATGCAGCTGCCATACCTGTGTCGGCTACGACGACGCTCAAGGCCATCGCCTGTAAGGCCGAGACGGCCAGCTCATCCATCCGCACCGGACTGTATACAATCGACACGACCGCACCGGGAGCGGTTGCGCCACTGAACGCCGTCGCCGGAGACACGCAGATTAATCTATCGTGGACGAACCCCGCAGACGCCGACCTCGCAGGTGTCCGTCTTCTAAGAAAGATAGGCGGATTCTCGGTTGATGAGAACGATGGTACGGTCGTTTACAACGGGCTTTCCACGACGGCCGTCAATACCGGACTGGTTAACGGAACGACATACTACTACACCGCCTTCGCCTATGATACGGCAGCGAATTTTTCGACCGGAACACAGGCATCTGCGACGCCGATGGCCGGAACGGCTAACGCTCCCTCTTACACTCCGGCTGCCGGGCTTTTTAATGCAGCACAGAACGTCGCAATATCATCGACGACGGCCTCAGTCACCATCTGCTACACGACCGACGGATCGGCCCCGGCCTGCGATGCGACGGCTACGTGCACCAATGGCTCAGCCTACGGCGGTCCCGTGGCCGTTTCGGCGACGACGACGCTGCGAGCGCTGGCCTGCCGTGTCGGCTACTTTAACTCAGGTATATCAGACGGGACCTTTTCTATCGATGTGACCGCACCCGGTAACGCCGCCTCTTTCGTGGCCACTCCCGGGAACGGATATGTCGATCTTTCCTGGACGAATCCGGGCGATGCTGATCTTGCCGGCGTTCGCATTCTCAGAAAGACCGGAGGTTATCCGACCGATGCGAACGATGCGGGGGCGACGATCGTTCACAGCGGCCCCGGTACGTCGGCAACGGATTCGGGATTGACCAACGGCACACAGTATTACTACGCCGCCTACGCCTATGACACGGCGGGCAATTTTGCATCGGGCGTGCAGGACACGGCAACTCCCGACATCCCCCCCGGTACAGGACTCTGGGCGCGCACCGTTACAGGAGGCGGCGGAGATAGCGAATTCACTGCAGTAGTATTTGATCCTGTAAGCAATGCCATTTACGCCGCAGGATACATCAAAGGATCCGGCGTCTTCGACTTCGGTAACGGAGTCACTATTAGCGGCTTTTCAGCAACGGGAACGCATCCGGTAATCGTGAAATATGCGTTAGACGGCTCGGCACTCTGGGCGCGCACCATAGTGTCGGGCCCTACTATGACATCGGCTCGATATCAGGCTCTCGCCGTTAACTCATCGGGCGACGTATTCGCGGCGGGAATGATACAACAGACGTCACCGGTGGATTTCGGAGGCGTTTCAGCAACGGGAATTGTGGCAGGAACCACGGCCGTCCTTGTAAAGTACGATTCCTCGGGAACGGTTCTCTGGGCAAGAACTCCCATCAGTGGAACGCAGTCGACGTCATTCGATGCGATCACGATAGACGCTTCGGATAACATCATGTTAACCGGCAACCAACAGTCCACATCCGCAGTGGATTACGGAGCGGGCGTGACCATAAGCGGAGGCACGACAAACGGCAACACACTCGTCGTAAAATATGATAACACCGGTATGCCGCTCTGGGGACGCACCACCCTCAGTGGAATGACTGCAAATCAATCGCGCGGCATCGCCGTTGATCCCATGACGGGAGATATCTACGTGGCCGGCTCGCAAATGGATACGGGCACCTATGATTATGGCGGCGGAGTCACGTTAACCGGCCTTTTTACGACATTCAATCTCTTTGTGTTACGTTATGACGCAGCGGGCTCTATTCAATGGGGCCGCACTACCGTTGCCGGACTGCAAAACACTATCTTCTACGGTGTCGCCGTCGACGCCTCCGGAAACGCCTGTGCCGTCGGTCAGCAGACAAACACCGTAACCTACGATTTTGGCGGCGTCACGTCGACAGGTGCCGGTACAGGCGCTAACTCTGCGCTTGTATGCTATAACTCCTCCGGCGTGCCCCTGTGGGCTCGTACCACAACAGTGGCCGGTGGAAGCAGCAGCCCCTTTAAATCCGTTACTATTGATTCTGCCGGCAATATACTGACGGCCGGCTATCAGTACGGCTCCGGATCATACAGCTATGGAGCGGGAGCCAGCGCAACGGGGTCATATATCGGATACAATCCGAACCTCGTTAAATATGACAGCGCGGGAACGCCTCTCTGGGCCCGGTCGACGATCGTCGGTGCGAACTCCAGCCAGTTTTATTCCGTTACGACGGACGGAACGAACCACGTCTACGCTGTGGGAGCACAGACAGGAGCTACGGGCTACACCTATAGCCCCGGCGTAACGGCGACAGGCGATCATACGGGCGTGAATGCGGTGATCGTGAAGTACAGTCCCTGATCCCGAGAAAGTTGTGGCCTCTATCATCCTGAGGCCACAATTGAGGGCTATCGCCAGTCCCGCAAAAAGGCTACCTGATCCTGTAAGGCGACATAATAATATTATTGTCACGTTACCCGAATCTTTCCATCAGGAACATCATCAGGAACATACTCTTTTCAGTTGACCTTGCCCGCCTTCTGTCCGCTGTGGAATTATGTCCCTTAATCCCCAGCAGGCCGAGGCCGTGATGCAGATTCACGGGCCGCTTCTCGTCTTTGCCGGGGCCGGAAGCGGCAAGACACGCGTCATCACGCACCGCATCCGCAACATGATCTACAAAGGGATCGCGCCCTCCTCGATTGTGGCCGTCAGTTTCACGTCCAAAAGCGCTAAAGAGATGCGCGAACGTCTGATCCACATGATGGGCCGCAAAGAAAGCCGCGGCATCGTTGTCTCTACATTTCATGCACTGGGCAACCGCATCCTGCAAGGTGATATTCGCCTGCTCGGATACAGAGATCCGTTTACGATTCTCGACGGCGACGATCAGTTGAGTATTTTCAGAGATCTCTATCGCTCGTTAAAGATGGATCCGGACGATGCGAAGAAGGAGGGAGCGGCCTTCCTCGTTTCTCTCTGCAAGAACTCGGGCATGTCGCCCGAGGAATGGGCGCTTCAAAGGGCGCTTCCGTTTAACGATCAGATTTTTCTTGAACTGTATACCGGCTATCATCGTACGCTGAAATCGCTGAACGCCGTTGATTTCGACGACCTCATCCTTCTGCCGCAAAAACTGTTTCGCGAACATCCGGAGGTACTCGAACGCTATCATCGACGTTTTCGATACTTTTTGATCGACGAGTTTCAGGATACGAACCCATCACAGTATTCGCTGCTGCTACAGCTTGCCGGCCATACGAGAAACCTCTGTGTCGTTGGCGACGACGATCAGTCCATCTACGGATGGCGAGGCGCCGACGTCGGCATCATCCGTAACTTCGAAAAAGACTTCCCAGAGGCGAAGACGATCCGGCTTGAGCTGAACTATCGTTCCACGCAGCAGATTTTAATGGCGGCTAACGCCGTCGTAAAAAACAACACAAAGCGCGTGCTCAAAGAGCTGAAACCGACGATTGCAGGCGGCGTGCCGTTGCGACTGATGCTTGCCGAGAACGAAGAGATGGAGGCGGAGCGAGTCGCTTCGGTTATCAAAGACAAGATCCTGCGTGAGAACCGCACGCCGGGTGACTTTGCCATTCTCTATAGAACGAACTTCCAGTCGCGCGCCTTCGAGCAGGAGCTGCGCAAACAAAATATTCCTCTGCACGTCGTCGGCGGCTATCGCTTCTTTGACCGCAAAGAAGTGAAAGATACCATCAGCTATCTGCGCGTTCTTGCAAACCCATCCGACGAGGTGAGTCTTCTGCGCGTCATCAATACTCCGAAGCGCGGCATCGGCGAGGGAACGATTAAGAAAATCGGCGAGTATATCGAAAGTCAGTCGGCGAAAGAAGGCCACCGCATTCCCTTCTACGAGGTTCTTCAGCGTATGGAAGGCGGTCCCGGTCTGATCGAGGGAATTCCGTCCAAACAGGCGGCGACGCTACATGAATTTAAAGAGCTGATCGAGCACTACCGGCGCGAATTCTCAAGAGCCCGGAAGATGGCGCCCGTTCTTGCCGCTCTGATTCGCGATCTTAAATTCGAGGCCGAGTTTTTACGAGAGGGCGATAACGATGCGGCGGCGAAGGCGCGCATGCTTAACCTTTCAGAGATCGTGAACATGCTTTCCTATTTCGAAGATCAGTGGGATGAATCGAAGCCGCCCGGCCTCTTTGATTTTCTCGCACGGATCAGCCTGCAGGCGTCGGATCAGGACGACGATAATCCGCGCGGACGCGTTCAGCTGCTTACGCTCCATCTGTCGAAAGGCCTTGAGTATAACGTCGTTTTCCTGAGCGGCATGAACGAGGGCATATTTCCGGCAGGACGATCGCTTTCGGAGGCGGGCGACCAGGACGAAGCTCTTGAAGAGGAGCGACGTCTGTGCTATGTGGGCATCACGCGGGCCCGGCAGGAACTCATACTGACGCATTCGCAGGTGCGGCGGCGCTTCGGCGAAGAAGAGGTGCTTGAACCCTCGCGCTTCCTGTCAGAGATTCCGCCGGAGCTGCTTGAAATCGACGAAGGCCCTTCTGAAGAAGAACTCGCCAGCAGAGAGAAGATGTTTCTCGACGACTTAAAGGCCATCTCGGCCGAGGCCGCTGAAGAAGCAGAAATCCGCGAAGCCGAGAAAGGCCGCGAGGCCGAAAACGAAGCGAACCGGCGCGAAGAAGAACGTGTGCGGGCCCTGCTTTACGGGAAATAAGGCCGCATTAAAAGCAAATGCCTCCCTCCGCCGCAGAAAGCCACACCGTGTGCTAACCTTTTTCAGATTGAAGAGCGGCAAAGGCGGCGCCGACGCCCTTGCCCTGACGTCGCAGCTCATGAAAATCATGAAAGACCCTGTATTCGTCGGGGATGTCGCCGAGACGGGCAAAGTCGATAATAAAGAACTCGCCACGGGCTCCGGTTAATACATTCCCTTCATCGTCAAAAAGCGACGATTCGGTGATGATGCGTCTTTTCTGTTTTTCGGCGACTGTCGATCTAACGGTATGCCTCTTCTTCAGCGGAACAGGCTTTCTATATTCCATATGCAGACGATGGGTAACGACGGTGAATCCGTTCAGCCAGGCGACAGAGCCCATGGCCTCGTCCA
This region of Leptonema illini DSM 21528 genomic DNA includes:
- a CDS encoding CoA-binding protein is translated as MELDLVSHLRSNPGIALVGATNDSTKYGNIIFRDLRKKNYTVYPVNPRATTVEGEAAYKNLESLIAEKSVGLVVYVIPPKLTLEGLKIAESLGLKKVWVQPGAGDETVRAYLDEHGFEYLMDACVMVQTR
- a CDS encoding IS5 family transposase (programmed frameshift), translated to MMDITDAQWKIIKPLIKEPKPREDGRGRERIDPRSILNGILWILKTGARWQDLPDRYPSYQSCHRRFQEWTRNGTIEKILLALARDLEERGGIDIEESFIDGTFVSAKKGGSKSGKPKRGKGTKIMAMADASGLPIACWIESASPHEVTLVEKTIDHKFTRKTPRRIIGDRAYDSDKLDKQLRKRKIKMIAPHRRGRKKESTQDGRELRRYKRRWKVERLFAWLQNFRRILNRFERYWENYLSFVRLGCIVILLRHF
- a CDS encoding PaaI family thioesterase yields the protein MQIPADAITLPFAPSRLLLSLDRKLEQYYDEKHETFWFRFHPGKKVEGPPHHVHGGFLATLMDEAMGSVAWLNGFTVVTHRLHMEYRKPVPLKKRHTVRSTVAEKQKRRIITESSLFDDEGNVLTGARGEFFIIDFARLGDIPDEYRVFHDFHELRRQGKGVGAAFAALQSEKG
- a CDS encoding beta strand repeat-containing protein, giving the protein MLWRSKNKSVVLSVRRVHRFNPVAALFHLFPILAFASLSACLPTLQSPDSGEALFHPSLLCNLTGDCASHNGLSTPAFTPAAGLYNSSQNVTISSASSGVLLCYTTDGSDPTCDTTPTCTTGAAYAAAIPVSATTTLKAIACKAETASSSIRTGLYTIDTTAPGAVAPLNAVAGDTQINLSWTNPADADLAGVRLLRKIGGFSVDENDGTVVYNGLSTTAVNTGLVNGTTYYYTAFAYDTAANFSTGTQASATPMAGTANAPSYTPAAGLFNAAQNVAISSTTASVTICYTTDGSAPACDATATCTNGSAYGGPVAVSATTTLRALACRVGYFNSGISDGTFSIDVTAPGNAASFVATPGNGYVDLSWTNPGDADLAGVRILRKTGGYPTDANDAGATIVHSGPGTSATDSGLTNGTQYYYAAYAYDTAGNFASGVQDTATPDIPPGTGLWARTVTGGGGDSEFTAVVFDPVSNAIYAAGYIKGSGVFDFGNGVTISGFSATGTHPVIVKYALDGSALWARTIVSGPTMTSARYQALAVNSSGDVFAAGMIQQTSPVDFGGVSATGIVAGTTAVLVKYDSSGTVLWARTPISGTQSTSFDAITIDASDNIMLTGNQQSTSAVDYGAGVTISGGTTNGNTLVVKYDNTGMPLWGRTTLSGMTANQSRGIAVDPMTGDIYVAGSQMDTGTYDYGGGVTLTGLFTTFNLFVLRYDAAGSIQWGRTTVAGLQNTIFYGVAVDASGNACAVGQQTNTVTYDFGGVTSTGAGTGANSALVCYNSSGVPLWARTTTVAGGSSSPFKSVTIDSAGNILTAGYQYGSGSYSYGAGASATGSYIGYNPNLVKYDSAGTPLWARSTIVGANSSQFYSVTTDGTNHVYAVGAQTGATGYTYSPGVTATGDHTGVNAVIVKYSP
- a CDS encoding DUF1566 domain-containing protein; this encodes MRWLVNSSLLCTITGSCNSSTGITFNTTSTRSLSFAQAMDTSVTPTLLAEAYDGATYNTIPSAGSQISWSDDRTLLITISWGRFPEQTDLRFTVSGLLDSSGTPVADAIDNFTGPAANRVSPVVEAGQMACSYFDGAAWVADGACAQVYTVGDANYPFGQDSHYTNVPVARSYSGPTAHAVFTTDYTTTDNVTGLVWKTCNEGKTGAACAGVATTYTWYDSINACSGLNAANAGSGYAGRTDWRLPTIQELKSLPHYGVAAPSIEAAYFPATQSANHWTATTNVANIANAWFVSFSTGGFIDATAKTSAMAVRCVSGNLPNTRSLTDNGNGTITDSATGLIWQKCSMGQANDATCSGAVTTAAWAAAMSYCENLTLGGRSDWRLPSATELRGLVDETRFNPVVNPVFFPSTAVSYYNTATSSTTGPTSMVYISMGSGRMNAQNKNSPYAVRCVTN
- a CDS encoding ATP-dependent helicase — its product is MSLNPQQAEAVMQIHGPLLVFAGAGSGKTRVITHRIRNMIYKGIAPSSIVAVSFTSKSAKEMRERLIHMMGRKESRGIVVSTFHALGNRILQGDIRLLGYRDPFTILDGDDQLSIFRDLYRSLKMDPDDAKKEGAAFLVSLCKNSGMSPEEWALQRALPFNDQIFLELYTGYHRTLKSLNAVDFDDLILLPQKLFREHPEVLERYHRRFRYFLIDEFQDTNPSQYSLLLQLAGHTRNLCVVGDDDQSIYGWRGADVGIIRNFEKDFPEAKTIRLELNYRSTQQILMAANAVVKNNTKRVLKELKPTIAGGVPLRLMLAENEEMEAERVASVIKDKILRENRTPGDFAILYRTNFQSRAFEQELRKQNIPLHVVGGYRFFDRKEVKDTISYLRVLANPSDEVSLLRVINTPKRGIGEGTIKKIGEYIESQSAKEGHRIPFYEVLQRMEGGPGLIEGIPSKQAATLHEFKELIEHYRREFSRARKMAPVLAALIRDLKFEAEFLREGDNDAAAKARMLNLSEIVNMLSYFEDQWDESKPPGLFDFLARISLQASDQDDDNPRGRVQLLTLHLSKGLEYNVVFLSGMNEGIFPAGRSLSEAGDQDEALEEERRLCYVGITRARQELILTHSQVRRRFGEEEVLEPSRFLSEIPPELLEIDEGPSEEELASREKMFLDDLKAISAEAAEEAEIREAEKGREAENEANRREEERVRALLYGK